From Puniceibacterium sp. IMCC21224, a single genomic window includes:
- a CDS encoding helix-turn-helix transcriptional regulator, giving the protein MSKFDPNLDQCFSALGDPTRRLILQRLAQGEASVSELAEPHDMALPSFMEHLKKLESAGLVTSKKQGRTRTCELAPDAFAPAKDWLSEQSAIWDARLDRLDDYVTNLMKERKK; this is encoded by the coding sequence ATGTCTAAGTTTGATCCCAACCTCGATCAGTGCTTTTCCGCTCTCGGCGATCCGACGCGGCGCTTGATCCTGCAACGCCTTGCGCAAGGCGAGGCGAGCGTCAGCGAATTGGCCGAGCCGCATGACATGGCGCTGCCGTCCTTCATGGAGCACTTGAAGAAGCTGGAATCGGCTGGCCTCGTCACATCGAAAAAGCAAGGTCGAACACGAACCTGCGAACTTGCCCCCGATGCTTTTGCGCCCGCCAAAGACTGGCTGAGCGAGCAAAGCGCGATCTGGGATGCGCGGCTCGACCGCCTTGATGATTACGTCACCAATTTGATGAAGGAACGCAAAAAATGA